In Lysobacter lycopersici, a genomic segment contains:
- a CDS encoding N-acetylornithine carbamoyltransferase, translated as MKQASIRHFLNTQDWSRAELDALLAQAAAFKCDKPGDQLKGKSIALVFFNPSLRTRTSFELGAFQLGGHAVVLQPGKDAWPIEFDFGTVMDGEAEEHIAEVAKVLGRYVDLVGVRAFPKFVDWRHDREDQVLKSFAKYSPVPVINMETITHPCQELAHVQALQEHFGTTDLRGKKYVLTWTYHPKPLNTAVANSALTIATRMGMDVTLLCPTPDFILDERYIGWANANVAESGGSFAISHDIESAYTGADVVYAKSWGALPYFGNWAAEKPIRDRYRHFIVDEAKMALTDNGVFSHCLPLRRNVKATDAVMDSPNCIAIAEAENRLHVQKAVMAALANQ; from the coding sequence ATGAAACAGGCTTCGATCAGACATTTCCTCAACACCCAGGACTGGAGCCGTGCCGAGCTCGACGCCTTGCTGGCGCAGGCGGCCGCGTTCAAGTGCGACAAGCCCGGCGACCAGTTGAAGGGAAAGTCGATCGCGCTGGTGTTCTTCAATCCGTCGCTGCGCACCCGCACCAGCTTCGAACTCGGCGCGTTCCAGCTCGGTGGTCACGCCGTCGTGCTGCAGCCGGGCAAGGATGCGTGGCCGATCGAATTCGACTTCGGCACGGTGATGGACGGCGAGGCCGAGGAGCACATCGCCGAGGTCGCGAAGGTGCTGGGCCGTTACGTCGACCTGGTCGGCGTGCGCGCGTTCCCGAAATTCGTCGACTGGCGGCACGATCGCGAGGACCAGGTGCTCAAGTCCTTCGCGAAATACTCGCCAGTGCCGGTGATCAACATGGAAACGATCACCCATCCATGCCAGGAACTGGCGCACGTGCAGGCCTTGCAGGAACACTTCGGTACGACGGATCTTCGCGGGAAGAAATACGTCCTGACGTGGACCTACCACCCCAAGCCGCTGAACACCGCGGTGGCGAATTCGGCGCTGACGATTGCAACCCGCATGGGCATGGACGTGACCCTGCTATGCCCGACGCCGGATTTCATCCTCGACGAGCGCTATATCGGCTGGGCGAACGCCAACGTCGCCGAGAGCGGCGGTTCGTTCGCAATCAGCCACGACATCGAATCCGCCTACACCGGTGCCGACGTCGTGTACGCCAAGAGCTGGGGCGCGTTGCCGTACTTCGGCAACTGGGCGGCGGAAAAACCCATCCGCGACCGTTACAGGCACTTCATCGTCGACGAAGCGAAGATGGCGCTGACCGACAACGGCGTGTTCTCGCACTGCCTGCCGCTGCGCCGCAACGTCAAGGCGACCGATGCGGTGATGGATTCGCCCAACTGCATCGCCATAGCCGAAGCCGAGAACCGCCTGCACGTGCAGAAGGCGGTGATGGCCGCGCTCGCGAACCAATAG
- a CDS encoding argininosuccinate synthase, which yields MTTPNDSCDIVLAFSGGLDTSFCVPWLKERGWNVHTVFADTGGVDADERSFIEARAAELGVASHVTVDGGPALWSGFVKPFVWAGEGYQSQYPLLVSDRYLIVDAALARANDLGTNAIAHGCTGMGNDQVRFDLAVKASGDYRIVAPIREIQKEHTQTRAYEQVYLEERGYAVRGKQKQYTINENLLGVTLSGGEIDAWEAPGEGARGWCARREQWPAEALEVTLRFIEGEAVALDGNELPGAALLAKLNTMFAQYGVGRGLYTGDTTIGLKGRIVFEAPGLTALLAAHRALEEAVLSKQQNRFKPEVGRKWVELVYEGFYHDPLKADLEAFLASTQRKVNGEVVLRTNGGRADAIAVRSPHILNSKGATYAQSADWGVEEAEGFIKLFGMSSTLWAQVNGGA from the coding sequence ATGACCACCCCCAACGACTCCTGCGACATCGTCCTTGCCTTTTCCGGCGGACTCGACACCAGTTTCTGCGTGCCCTGGCTCAAGGAACGCGGCTGGAACGTGCACACCGTGTTCGCCGATACCGGTGGCGTCGACGCCGATGAGCGCAGCTTCATCGAAGCGCGTGCGGCGGAACTCGGCGTGGCCTCGCATGTCACCGTCGATGGCGGGCCGGCGCTGTGGAGCGGTTTCGTCAAGCCGTTCGTGTGGGCGGGCGAGGGCTACCAGTCGCAGTACCCGCTGCTGGTGTCGGATCGCTACCTGATCGTCGATGCCGCACTGGCGCGCGCAAACGACCTCGGTACCAATGCCATCGCCCACGGCTGCACCGGCATGGGCAACGACCAGGTGCGCTTCGACCTCGCGGTGAAGGCAAGCGGCGATTACCGCATCGTGGCGCCGATCCGCGAAATCCAGAAGGAACACACGCAGACCCGCGCCTACGAGCAGGTCTATCTCGAGGAACGCGGCTACGCAGTTCGCGGCAAGCAGAAGCAGTACACGATCAACGAGAACCTGCTGGGCGTGACGCTTTCTGGCGGCGAGATCGACGCATGGGAAGCTCCGGGCGAAGGCGCGCGCGGCTGGTGCGCGCGGCGCGAGCAGTGGCCGGCTGAAGCGCTGGAAGTCACGCTGCGCTTCATCGAAGGCGAAGCGGTCGCGCTGGACGGGAACGAACTGCCGGGCGCGGCTTTGCTCGCGAAACTCAACACCATGTTCGCCCAGTACGGCGTCGGCCGCGGCCTGTACACCGGCGACACCACCATCGGGCTCAAGGGCCGCATCGTGTTCGAGGCGCCGGGGCTGACCGCGCTTCTCGCTGCGCATCGTGCGTTGGAGGAAGCGGTGCTGAGCAAGCAGCAGAATCGCTTCAAGCCGGAGGTCGGGCGCAAGTGGGTGGAACTGGTCTATGAAGGTTTCTACCACGACCCGCTCAAGGCCGACCTCGAAGCCTTCCTCGCGTCCACCCAGCGCAAGGTCAACGGTGAAGTCGTATTGCGCACGAATGGCGGTCGCGCGGATGCGATCGCCGTGCGTTCGCCGCACATCCTCAATTCCAAGGGCGCGACCTACGCGCAGTCGGCGGACTGGGGCGTGGAGGAAGCCGAGGGTTTCATCAAGCTGTTCGGCATGAGTTCGACGTTGTGGGCACAGGTGAACGGGGGCGCGTGA
- a CDS encoding SufE family protein, whose product MSDSPFPLEPTPAEAQAAIADEFALFGDWSERYQYLIDLGRKLPPFPEEWKTEDRRLLGCQSKVWIVSSGDASKLDFAAASDSAIVSGLVYLALRVYSGRSAREILDTPADYISAIGLAKHLSPTRSNGLAALLASIRQRAQDALAA is encoded by the coding sequence ATGAGCGATTCGCCCTTCCCCCTCGAACCCACGCCTGCCGAAGCGCAGGCCGCCATCGCCGACGAATTCGCGTTGTTCGGGGACTGGTCCGAGCGCTACCAGTACCTCATCGACCTCGGCCGCAAGCTGCCGCCGTTCCCGGAGGAATGGAAGACCGAAGACCGCCGCCTGCTCGGCTGCCAGTCCAAGGTGTGGATCGTGTCGTCTGGCGACGCCTCGAAACTCGACTTCGCCGCCGCCAGCGATTCGGCCATCGTCTCCGGCCTGGTCTACCTCGCGCTGCGCGTGTATTCCGGCCGCAGCGCGCGCGAGATCCTCGACACGCCCGCGGACTACATTTCCGCGATCGGCCTCGCGAAGCACCTCTCGCCGACGCGCAGCAACGGCCTCGCCGCCCTGCTCGCCTCCATCCGCCAGCGCGCGCAGGACGCGTTGGCCGCATGA
- a CDS encoding isoprenoid biosynthesis enzyme family protein, with protein MDNDAAPAEFIAKWREHWPEWSVAETFVPEEQREVASAWFALRHELTEAAWAGEDPRPGEAKLAWWREELQGWAQGRRRHPLGAVLQKQPVPWILLADSIPSLFASRGIAPDPDQAAIRLEPFAEGVAGIGITLFADAAQPPPSPPPPRSVVYGLLAERLLRQGEVAVPDSIRGEAGGNAVQAWAARLLQRWAPPHHGSIPGRLQALLVRERLQATADGRSPSSWSRLTLPWRCRVIARS; from the coding sequence ATGGACAACGATGCCGCCCCTGCGGAGTTCATCGCCAAATGGCGAGAACACTGGCCGGAATGGTCGGTGGCGGAGACGTTCGTGCCCGAGGAACAGCGCGAGGTGGCATCGGCCTGGTTCGCGCTGCGGCATGAGCTGACCGAAGCCGCCTGGGCCGGCGAAGATCCGCGCCCGGGCGAGGCCAAGCTGGCGTGGTGGCGGGAAGAACTCCAGGGCTGGGCCCAGGGCCGGAGGCGACACCCGCTCGGGGCGGTGCTGCAGAAGCAACCGGTACCGTGGATCCTGCTGGCCGATTCGATCCCCTCCCTGTTCGCGAGCCGGGGCATCGCACCGGATCCGGATCAGGCCGCGATCCGGCTGGAGCCTTTCGCCGAGGGAGTGGCCGGCATCGGCATCACCCTGTTCGCGGATGCCGCACAGCCACCGCCATCGCCGCCGCCGCCGCGCAGCGTGGTGTACGGCCTGCTCGCGGAACGCCTGTTGCGGCAGGGCGAAGTCGCGGTGCCGGACTCGATCCGCGGCGAAGCCGGCGGGAATGCAGTACAGGCCTGGGCCGCACGCCTGCTGCAGCGCTGGGCGCCGCCGCACCACGGCTCGATCCCGGGTCGGCTGCAGGCCCTGTTGGTGCGCGAACGCCTGCAGGCCACCGCCGATGGCCGTTCGCCGTCGTCCTGGTCGCGGCTGACCCTGCCGTGGCGTTGCCGCGTCATCGCGCGTAGCTGA
- a CDS encoding MFS transporter gives MSEAIAQMPAQPGESPLRSVGFRWLMLFRICTLLSYQVAAVTVGWHIYELTRDPWSLGLVGLAEVIPFFCVAPFSGYLVDHLPRRKLGAAACLGLAINAGALALIAHGALPTSALWPIYAAVAVGGVGRSFLGPVYNALFARVLKREQFGRGASMGSVVFQAGLVLGPALGGVLVGVAGKSVSYGVAAVFAVAAALALLRMRVTEPAQTLQRGPVFASIAQGMRFVASNQIMLGAMALDMFSVLLGGAVSMLPAFIKDILHQGPEALGVMRAAPAIGSICVAIWLTRHPLQRNAGRILLFAVAGFGLCTIAFALSRHYWLSVALLVAYGMCDGVSVVLRSTILQLVTPDDMRGRVSSINSIFISSSNELGAFYDGTMARLLGLVPAVMMGGFVTLGVVAATARLAPRLRKLDLRELH, from the coding sequence ATGAGCGAAGCCATCGCACAAATGCCGGCGCAGCCCGGGGAATCCCCGTTGCGCTCGGTCGGTTTCCGCTGGCTGATGCTGTTCCGCATCTGCACCCTGCTGTCGTATCAGGTCGCGGCGGTGACGGTCGGCTGGCACATCTACGAGCTCACCCGCGATCCGTGGTCGCTGGGCCTGGTCGGGCTGGCCGAAGTGATTCCGTTCTTTTGCGTGGCGCCGTTCTCCGGCTACCTGGTCGACCACCTGCCGCGGCGCAAGCTCGGCGCGGCGGCCTGCCTCGGCCTGGCGATCAACGCCGGCGCGCTGGCCCTGATCGCGCATGGCGCGCTGCCGACATCCGCGTTGTGGCCGATCTACGCGGCGGTCGCGGTCGGCGGCGTCGGCCGCTCCTTCCTCGGTCCGGTCTACAACGCCTTGTTCGCGCGCGTGCTCAAGCGCGAGCAGTTCGGCCGCGGTGCGAGCATGGGTAGCGTGGTGTTCCAGGCCGGGTTGGTGCTCGGGCCCGCGCTCGGCGGCGTGCTGGTGGGCGTGGCCGGCAAGTCCGTGTCGTACGGCGTGGCCGCGGTCTTCGCGGTCGCGGCGGCGCTGGCGTTGCTGCGGATGCGGGTCACCGAGCCGGCGCAGACCCTGCAGCGTGGACCGGTGTTCGCGAGCATCGCGCAGGGCATGCGCTTCGTCGCATCGAACCAGATCATGCTCGGCGCGATGGCGCTGGACATGTTCTCGGTGCTGCTCGGCGGCGCGGTGTCGATGCTGCCCGCCTTCATCAAGGACATCCTGCACCAGGGCCCCGAGGCGCTGGGCGTGATGCGCGCGGCGCCGGCGATCGGTTCGATCTGCGTGGCGATCTGGCTCACCCGCCATCCGCTGCAGCGCAATGCCGGGCGCATCCTGCTGTTCGCGGTCGCCGGCTTCGGCCTGTGCACGATCGCATTCGCGCTGTCGCGCCATTACTGGCTGTCGGTCGCGCTGCTGGTCGCCTACGGCATGTGCGACGGCGTCTCGGTGGTGCTGCGTTCCACCATCCTGCAGCTGGTGACGCCGGACGACATGCGCGGCCGCGTTTCGTCGATCAACAGCATCTTCATCAGCTCATCGAACGAACTCGGCGCGTTCTACGACGGCACCATGGCGCGCCTGCTCGGCCTGGTGCCGGCGGTGATGATGGGCGGTTTCGTCACCCTCGGCGTGGTCGCCGCCACCGCGCGCCTCGCGCCGCGATTGCGCAAGCTGGATTTGCGCGAACTGCACTGA
- the folE2 gene encoding GTP cyclohydrolase FolE2 codes for MANRNPAQLPDVAGDTVALARPLDWVGMDHIALPVRIPDGQGGQLQVAADIDVAVNLKNADARGIHMSRLYLQLQDGLAREAITPAGLRHLLQDGIASQQGLATQARLHIRYDALLQRPALESGFAGWKRYPVEIEATLADGHLQLALSFAVEYSSTCPASAALSRQANAERFAEDFAAARPLSVGVVRDWLASDRGMAATPHAQRSRAQVHVELKPQFEELPLLALVDALEAALATPVQTAVKREDEQAFARLNAENLMFCEDAARRVASVLANDPRVERYDATVSHFESLHPHDAMARVSGVNA; via the coding sequence ATGGCTAACCGCAATCCCGCCCAATTGCCCGATGTCGCCGGTGACACCGTCGCGCTTGCGCGCCCGCTGGACTGGGTCGGCATGGACCACATCGCGCTGCCGGTGCGCATCCCCGACGGGCAGGGTGGCCAGTTGCAGGTCGCGGCCGACATCGATGTCGCGGTGAATCTCAAGAACGCCGACGCGCGCGGCATCCACATGTCGCGGCTGTACCTGCAATTGCAGGACGGCCTCGCGCGCGAAGCCATCACCCCGGCCGGCTTGCGCCACCTGCTGCAGGACGGCATCGCCTCGCAACAGGGCCTGGCCACGCAGGCGCGGCTGCACATCCGCTACGACGCGCTGTTGCAGCGACCTGCGCTGGAAAGCGGCTTCGCCGGATGGAAGCGTTATCCGGTCGAAATCGAAGCGACGCTCGCCGATGGCCATCTGCAGTTGGCGTTGTCGTTCGCGGTCGAATATTCCAGCACCTGTCCCGCGTCGGCCGCACTGTCGCGGCAGGCGAATGCGGAGCGCTTCGCCGAGGATTTCGCAGCGGCGCGACCGCTGTCAGTGGGCGTTGTGCGCGATTGGCTCGCTTCCGATCGCGGCATGGCCGCGACGCCGCATGCGCAGCGTAGCCGCGCGCAGGTGCATGTCGAACTGAAACCGCAGTTCGAGGAATTGCCGCTGCTCGCGCTGGTCGATGCGCTGGAGGCGGCGCTGGCGACGCCTGTGCAGACCGCGGTGAAGCGCGAGGATGAACAGGCTTTCGCGCGGTTGAATGCCGAGAACCTGATGTTCTGCGAGGACGCCGCGCGCCGCGTGGCTTCGGTGCTCGCCAACGATCCTCGCGTCGAACGCTACGACGCGACCGTGTCGCATTTCGAAAGCCTGCACCCGCACGACGCGATGGCGCGGGTTTCAGGTGTCAATGCCTGA
- the yidD gene encoding membrane protein insertion efficiency factor YidD: MIERLLIRLLRGYKRWISPLLGPRCRFTPTCSEYAMTAVERFGAWHGGWLALRRIGRCHPLNPGGHDPVPPATGEHRCRTP, from the coding sequence GTGATCGAACGCCTCCTCATCCGATTGCTGCGCGGCTACAAACGCTGGATCAGCCCGCTGCTGGGGCCGCGTTGCCGATTCACCCCAACTTGCTCGGAATATGCGATGACGGCGGTCGAACGCTTCGGCGCCTGGCATGGCGGCTGGCTCGCGCTGCGCCGCATCGGCCGCTGCCATCCCCTCAATCCCGGCGGCCACGACCCGGTGCCGCCCGCCACTGGAGAACATCGATGCCGGACACCCTGA
- a CDS encoding M23 family metallopeptidase: MTSLLLLVACTALAQTPTPPATPMVGGGGAIPTRATRLPTSVSQGAMVVGNTHPAAIVQYAGRTLSVAPDGDFVFGVGRDEKGPLIVKIKQPATGWIEHSIAVTARDWPIENIKGVPPKTVNPPPEIAARIEREQAQVSAARTRDGDETGFAQHFEWPVHGRISGRFGNARVYNGQPGSGHSGMDIAVPQGTPVKAPADGVVTFASPDLYLTGGTVLLDHGHGISSNFLHLSRIDVKVGDVVKQGDVIGAVGMTGRATGPHLHWGMSWFDVRIDPLLVLERGK, from the coding sequence ATGACGAGCCTATTGCTTCTCGTTGCCTGCACCGCCCTCGCACAGACACCAACACCGCCCGCAACGCCGATGGTTGGTGGCGGCGGCGCGATCCCGACCCGCGCCACGCGCCTGCCGACATCCGTGTCGCAAGGCGCGATGGTCGTCGGCAACACGCATCCCGCGGCGATCGTGCAATACGCCGGGCGCACACTGAGCGTCGCGCCGGACGGCGATTTCGTGTTCGGCGTCGGTCGTGACGAAAAAGGCCCGTTGATCGTGAAGATCAAGCAGCCCGCGACCGGCTGGATCGAGCACAGCATCGCCGTCACCGCGCGCGACTGGCCGATCGAGAACATCAAGGGCGTGCCGCCGAAGACGGTGAACCCGCCGCCGGAGATCGCCGCGCGCATCGAACGCGAACAGGCGCAGGTCTCCGCCGCGCGTACCCGCGATGGCGATGAAACCGGCTTCGCCCAGCACTTCGAATGGCCGGTGCATGGCCGCATCAGCGGCCGCTTCGGCAACGCGCGCGTGTACAACGGCCAGCCCGGTTCCGGGCATTCGGGCATGGACATCGCGGTGCCGCAGGGCACGCCGGTGAAAGCGCCGGCCGACGGCGTGGTCACCTTCGCCTCGCCGGATCTCTACCTCACCGGCGGCACCGTGCTGCTCGACCACGGCCACGGCATCAGCAGCAATTTCCTGCACCTCTCGCGAATCGACGTGAAGGTCGGCGACGTGGTGAAACAGGGCGACGTCATCGGCGCCGTCGGCATGACCGGCCGCGCCACCGGCCCGCACCTGCACTGGGGCATGAGCTGGTTCGACGTGCGGATCGATCCATTGTTGGTGCTGGAGCGCGGGAAGTGA
- the dksA gene encoding RNA polymerase-binding protein DksA, protein MAVKKPAKKAAKPAKKTAKPAKAVAKKPVPKKPATKKAAPAKSVAVKKPVAKAVKKVVAKKPVAKPAAKPAPAKKSVAKAAPKPEKKAVVAKAPAKPAKPAPAPKPVAAKPAPAPKPAPKPTKPAVDPKPNKQGVAVALAGNPASPVTAARPAPAPRPVGKVAVAVTARTPAPAAKGKVKVVAYQSDDTGRPILPKGYRPDPAEEYMGPLQLEYFRQRLLQWRDDLVEESKQTIENLKDEVRDIGDEAERATRETENSLELRTRDRYRKLIGKIDSTLKRVESGEYGYSVDSGEEIGLDRLEARLTAERTIDEQERWEHLQKQIGD, encoded by the coding sequence GTGGCAGTGAAGAAACCCGCGAAGAAGGCCGCCAAGCCCGCCAAGAAGACCGCCAAGCCCGCGAAAGCGGTGGCGAAGAAGCCCGTGCCGAAGAAACCGGCGACGAAGAAAGCCGCGCCGGCGAAGTCCGTGGCCGTGAAAAAGCCCGTGGCCAAGGCCGTGAAGAAGGTCGTTGCGAAAAAGCCCGTGGCCAAGCCGGCCGCGAAGCCCGCGCCGGCGAAGAAGTCGGTGGCCAAGGCCGCGCCCAAGCCGGAAAAGAAGGCCGTCGTCGCCAAGGCGCCGGCCAAGCCCGCGAAGCCGGCCCCCGCGCCCAAGCCGGTCGCGGCCAAGCCTGCTCCCGCTCCGAAGCCTGCGCCCAAGCCCACCAAGCCGGCGGTCGATCCCAAGCCGAACAAGCAGGGTGTTGCTGTCGCCCTGGCAGGCAATCCGGCGTCGCCGGTGACCGCAGCCCGTCCGGCACCCGCACCGCGCCCCGTCGGCAAGGTCGCGGTTGCCGTGACGGCGCGTACGCCCGCGCCGGCGGCGAAGGGCAAGGTGAAGGTCGTCGCCTACCAGAGCGACGACACCGGTCGCCCGATCCTGCCGAAGGGCTATCGTCCGGATCCGGCCGAGGAATACATGGGTCCGCTGCAGCTGGAGTATTTCCGCCAGCGCCTGCTGCAGTGGCGCGACGACCTGGTCGAAGAATCCAAGCAGACCATCGAGAACCTCAAGGATGAAGTGCGCGACATCGGCGACGAGGCCGAGCGTGCCACCCGCGAAACCGAGAACTCGCTGGAACTGCGCACCCGCGACCGCTACCGCAAGCTGATCGGCAAGATCGATTCCACGCTCAAGCGCGTCGAATCCGGCGAATACGGCTACAGCGTCGATTCGGGCGAGGAGATCGGCCTGGATCGGCTCGAGGCGCGCCTCACCGCCGAGCGCACGATCGACGAGCAGGAGCGTTGGGAACATCTGCAAAAGCAAATTGGAGATTGA
- a CDS encoding dihydroorotase, with protein MPDTLIVNARLVNEGREFDGDLRISGDRIAGIGSGLSARGGETVIDANGRRLLPGMIDDQVHFREPGLEYKADIATESAAAVAGGLTSFMDMPNTRPPTLDAGALEDKYRRAAGRSRANFGFYMGASNDNLDAIRAIDPRATPGVKVFMGASTGNMLVDDPQVLDGIFRESPVTIITHCEDTPMIDANVAAFQAKYGDDIPVECHPDIRSREACIKSTRLAISLARRHDSRLHVLHISTADELALFERGPLIRADGSRKRITAETCVHFTRFDRGDYARLGNLIKCNPAIKDASDREAIIAALADDVLDVLATDHAPHTLEEKAKPYAQAPSGLPLVQYALVAALELVHEGKLSTTQVVQKFAHAPAQLFDVAERGFLREGNFADLVLIDDTPFTVRREDVLSKCAWSPFEGTTFHSRIASTWVNGQLAWDGSKLVGEPVGSRLAFAR; from the coding sequence ATGCCGGACACCCTGATCGTCAATGCGCGGCTGGTGAACGAGGGCCGCGAATTCGACGGCGACCTGCGCATTTCCGGCGACCGCATCGCCGGGATCGGCAGCGGGCTTTCGGCGCGCGGCGGCGAAACGGTGATCGACGCGAACGGCCGGCGCCTGCTGCCCGGGATGATCGACGACCAGGTCCATTTCCGCGAACCGGGCTTGGAATACAAGGCCGACATCGCGACCGAATCCGCGGCCGCGGTCGCAGGCGGCCTGACCAGCTTCATGGACATGCCCAACACCCGGCCGCCGACGCTGGATGCCGGCGCGCTGGAGGACAAGTACCGCCGCGCGGCCGGGCGTTCGCGCGCCAACTTCGGCTTCTACATGGGCGCGTCGAACGACAACCTCGACGCGATCCGCGCGATCGACCCGCGCGCCACGCCGGGCGTGAAGGTGTTCATGGGCGCATCCACCGGCAACATGCTGGTGGACGACCCGCAGGTACTGGACGGCATCTTCCGCGAATCGCCGGTGACCATCATCACCCATTGCGAAGACACGCCGATGATCGACGCCAATGTCGCCGCGTTCCAGGCGAAGTACGGCGACGACATCCCGGTCGAATGCCATCCGGACATCCGTTCGCGCGAGGCCTGCATCAAGTCCACGCGTCTGGCGATCTCGCTCGCGCGCCGCCACGATTCGCGCCTGCACGTGCTGCACATTTCCACCGCCGACGAACTGGCGCTGTTCGAACGCGGGCCGCTGATCCGCGCGGATGGATCGCGCAAGCGCATCACCGCCGAAACCTGCGTGCACTTCACGCGTTTCGACCGCGGCGACTACGCGCGCCTCGGCAACCTGATCAAGTGCAACCCGGCGATCAAGGATGCAAGCGACCGCGAAGCGATCATCGCCGCGCTCGCCGACGACGTGCTCGACGTGCTCGCCACCGACCACGCGCCGCACACGCTGGAGGAGAAGGCCAAACCCTACGCACAGGCACCGAGCGGCCTGCCGCTGGTGCAGTACGCGCTGGTCGCGGCGCTGGAACTGGTGCACGAAGGCAAGCTCAGCACCACGCAGGTGGTGCAGAAATTTGCGCACGCGCCGGCCCAGCTGTTCGACGTGGCCGAACGCGGCTTCCTGCGCGAAGGGAATTTCGCCGACCTCGTGCTCATCGACGACACACCGTTCACCGTGCGCCGCGAGGACGTGCTGTCGAAATGCGCCTGGTCGCCGTTCGAAGGCACCACGTTCCATTCGCGCATCGCCTCGACCTGGGTCAACGGTCAACTCGCATGGGATGGTTCGAAACTGGTCGGCGAGCCGGTCGGTTCGCGGTTGGCGTTCGCGCGATGA
- the cysS gene encoding cysteine--tRNA ligase, with amino-acid sequence MQLYNTLTRRVEPFAPLDPASPTMYLCGPTVYNYVHIGNARGPVVFGVLAALLRRRFGGLRYARNITDVDDKINAAAKELGAPISTITDKYAAAYREDMAALGVDGEFAPDMEPEATKHIDRIVAMIERLIADGHAYPAEGHVLFAVASFAGYGKLSRRDPEEMLAGARVDVAPYKRDPGDFVLWKPSTDDLPGWNSPWGRGRPGWHIECSAMAEAHLGDTIDIHAGGIDLQFPHHENEVAQSECAHGGRPFARWWLHNGMLNFGGAKMAKSVGNIQSVHELVREHPPEALRYALLSAHYRQPLEWSDALIEQSVRTLDRLYGTLRDLVDVDASPTIPAEIETTLDDDLNTPQALAEISRIAGEARKATSPMDRSMLKSQLLGAGLALGLLRQDPAAWFARGVSGDDDARIQALVDERNAAKKNRDFARADAIREQLAAEGILLEDTPQGVRWKHA; translated from the coding sequence ATGCAGCTCTACAACACGCTGACACGGCGGGTCGAGCCGTTCGCGCCGCTCGATCCCGCCAGCCCGACCATGTACCTGTGCGGGCCGACGGTCTACAACTACGTGCACATCGGCAACGCGCGCGGGCCGGTGGTGTTCGGCGTGCTGGCCGCACTGCTGCGCCGGCGCTTCGGCGGCCTGCGCTATGCGCGCAACATCACCGACGTCGACGACAAGATCAACGCTGCGGCGAAGGAACTGGGCGCGCCGATTTCCACGATCACCGACAAGTACGCCGCCGCCTACCGCGAGGACATGGCCGCGCTGGGCGTGGACGGCGAATTCGCCCCGGACATGGAGCCGGAGGCGACCAAGCACATCGATCGGATCGTGGCGATGATCGAACGCCTCATCGCCGATGGACATGCCTACCCTGCCGAAGGCCACGTGCTGTTCGCAGTCGCCAGCTTCGCCGGTTACGGCAAGCTCTCGCGCCGCGACCCCGAGGAAATGCTGGCCGGCGCGCGCGTGGACGTGGCGCCGTACAAGCGCGATCCCGGCGATTTCGTGCTGTGGAAGCCTTCGACCGACGATCTCCCCGGCTGGAATTCGCCCTGGGGCCGCGGTCGCCCGGGCTGGCACATCGAATGCTCGGCGATGGCCGAAGCGCACCTCGGCGACACCATCGACATCCACGCCGGCGGCATCGACCTGCAGTTCCCGCACCACGAGAACGAGGTCGCGCAGAGCGAATGCGCGCACGGCGGCAGGCCCTTCGCGCGCTGGTGGCTGCACAACGGCATGCTGAATTTTGGCGGCGCCAAGATGGCGAAATCGGTCGGCAACATCCAGAGCGTGCACGAACTGGTGCGCGAACACCCGCCGGAAGCATTGCGCTATGCCTTGCTGTCCGCGCATTACCGCCAGCCGCTGGAATGGTCGGATGCGTTGATCGAACAATCGGTGCGCACTCTCGATCGCTTGTACGGCACGCTGCGCGACCTCGTCGATGTCGATGCATCGCCGACGATTCCAGCCGAAATCGAAACGACGCTCGACGACGACCTCAACACGCCGCAGGCATTGGCGGAAATCTCGCGTATCGCCGGCGAAGCGCGCAAGGCGACTTCGCCGATGGATCGTTCAATGCTCAAATCGCAATTGCTCGGCGCGGGCCTCGCACTCGGCCTGCTGCGGCAGGATCCGGCCGCGTGGTTCGCGCGCGGCGTGTCGGGTGACGACGATGCGCGCATCCAGGCGCTGGTCGACGAACGCAACGCGGCGAAGAAGAACCGCGATTTCGCCCGCGCCGACGCGATCCGCGAGCAGCTCGCCGCGGAAGGCATCCTGCTCGAGGACACGCCGCAGGGCGTGCGTTGGAAGCACGCATGA